From the Sphingomonas suaedae genome, one window contains:
- a CDS encoding alpha-2-macroglobulin family protein, producing MKHLARVAAVLALALAPIAAWGDSSPQVVLATPGMGDGAIERYTIRFNQAMVPLGDPRAASPIDVKCAVAGEGRWVDQQTYVWEFADPLPGGTTCQVELKSRLKSLSGYGVTGASSFTIDAGGPTVKGMLPSRWGGEIEEDQVFLIGTNMPATRQSIARGAYCAVEGIGEKIPVELLDASVPGKLLQDLNPERWEVRSFLRDSGMAETLPEKAEDRAKVLANVVALKCGRPLPPGRDVSLVWGASIAGAGGKTAGADQRFDFTVRKPFTARFECSRVNPQAGCNPVKEAWVRFTARIPRESAEAIRIELPDGKKLTPRLSDEDKRANTISDVKFEGPLPAATAAKLVLPADIKDESGRPLSNGERFPLEVRFDEAPPLVKFAAPFGILEAKEGGVLPVTVRNVEPALQGKGLTVVGQHMRVDAADGVIAKWLRTIDDADDYKSDEIERRGMKVRINQTGAKSILPGNLGAPLNIGLPAKGKEMEVVGIPLGKPGFYVVELASPQLGQALLGRDAPRYVAAGALVTNMAVHFKWGRESSLVWVTALDSGKPVAGAAVKVTDSCTGQPLATGQTDQYGRLSVVDGVPEPQSWGNCESEDSHPLMVSARKGDDMSFTLTAWGEGIRPYDFDLPYGYQAAEEIVHTVFDRALVRQGERVNMKHVLRRPVASGFVTPKGFTGKLRLSHSGSDTQFELPVTISATGTGETQWNVPQGAPMGDYNLQFVRPGAKAGEEETVWTSQSIKVDEYKLPTMKASVAGPKEAAVKPGTLPVDLFVGYLSGGGASNLPVELRIGYYDRFDAPDGYRGYNFGGRAIEEGTKPLNGDGEEDAMQLPPMQTIPVTLGADGTARTSVEIPQTLDGNTRMRVEMDYQDANGEVLTASRAIPIYSSGVQLGIKTDGWLMKEDDLRLRFVALDTQGKPIKGQRVQVALYSREILTARRRLIGGFYAYENNMRTTKIGASCSATTDELGLAQCQIDPGVSGEVYAVATTQDGSGNVARATTSVWLAGEDDWWFGGDNGDRMDVIAEAQEYKSSDTARFQVRMPFREATALVTVEREGVLSSFVTELSGENPVVEVPLKGVYAPDVYVSVMAVRGRIGGWSLWWSDLARRWNLPFFSREGAKPTATVDLAKPSYRLGMARIKVGWEGHRMGVTVKADKERYAARDTAKVALEVKNPDGSVAPSADVAFVAVDEALLQLAPNESWDVLKAMMGERPLSVLTSTAQTQVVGKRHYGRKAVEAGGGGGGDLSALNRENFQPVLLWRGTVPLDAQGRAQVDVPLSDALTAFKLVAIALGEGGQNFGMGEAAVRTAQDLSIFAGIPPLVRDGDFFSAGFTLRNGSDKPMKVTAKVELSPRVATGRDLTVKIPAGGAVPIAWNLTAPGGFDRLQWKVTARDASGKAADSITVAQEIAPAVPVETWAASLVRVGEGGPIAIQPPAGALPGIGNVTVRLTDTLVPPLQGVRDYMAAYPYGCFEQRTSKAVALGDMGAWNRLAGELPVYLDRDGLLRYFPSENLRGSEALTSYILSITAEAGLPIPDGPRAKMIDALKAVLDGRLRHDDYGDVRLQKVAAFAALARQGAASAAMLGQLGITPQDMPTSTLADYLAALGKVPGLANGAQLRAAAENVLKTRLVYEGTRIDLSDKSNTPWWLMASGDEAVLKALTATLGRPSFQGEGPKMMVGAALRQQRGHWDTTTANAWGVIAARRFASVYPAEQVAGVTTATLGARTVTRGWPLPDPQRSFVFALPKAQTPLALSQSGGAGPWATVQARAAVPLTQPLNAGYKLTRKVEVVQAKTKGVLTRGDVLRVTLTVEASADRNWVVISDPVPAGATVLGSLGGQSEMLAEGTDSGRTSYVERGKDAWRGYFAWLPRGTHSVSYAMRLNAAGRLQLPPSRVEAMYSPEIRAAVPNQPMVVAQR from the coding sequence ATGAAGCACCTCGCACGCGTTGCTGCGGTATTGGCGCTGGCGCTCGCGCCGATTGCCGCCTGGGGGGATTCCAGCCCTCAGGTCGTGCTCGCCACCCCCGGCATGGGCGATGGCGCGATCGAACGCTACACGATCCGGTTCAACCAAGCGATGGTGCCGCTGGGCGACCCGCGCGCCGCTTCGCCGATCGACGTCAAATGCGCCGTCGCTGGCGAGGGGCGCTGGGTGGACCAGCAGACCTATGTCTGGGAATTCGCCGACCCGCTGCCCGGCGGAACCACCTGTCAGGTCGAACTCAAGTCCCGCCTCAAGAGCCTGTCGGGTTACGGAGTCACCGGCGCGAGCAGCTTCACCATCGATGCGGGCGGCCCGACGGTCAAGGGCATGTTGCCGAGCCGCTGGGGCGGTGAGATCGAGGAGGATCAGGTCTTCCTGATCGGCACCAACATGCCCGCGACGCGCCAGTCGATTGCCCGGGGCGCCTATTGCGCGGTCGAGGGGATTGGCGAGAAAATTCCGGTCGAGCTGCTTGATGCGAGTGTTCCCGGGAAGCTGCTCCAGGATTTGAACCCCGAACGCTGGGAAGTCCGTAGCTTCCTGCGCGATTCGGGGATGGCCGAGACGCTGCCCGAAAAGGCCGAGGACCGGGCGAAGGTGCTCGCCAATGTCGTTGCGCTCAAATGCGGACGCCCGTTGCCGCCCGGACGCGACGTTTCGCTTGTCTGGGGTGCATCGATCGCCGGGGCGGGCGGCAAGACCGCAGGCGCCGACCAGCGTTTCGACTTCACCGTCCGCAAGCCGTTTACTGCGCGCTTCGAATGCTCGCGGGTGAACCCGCAGGCGGGATGCAATCCGGTCAAGGAAGCCTGGGTCCGCTTCACCGCGCGTATCCCGCGCGAGAGCGCCGAGGCGATCCGCATCGAGCTGCCCGATGGCAAGAAACTGACGCCCAGGCTCTCCGACGAGGACAAGCGGGCCAACACGATCAGCGACGTCAAGTTCGAAGGGCCGCTCCCCGCTGCCACCGCCGCGAAGCTGGTGCTGCCCGCCGACATCAAGGACGAGAGCGGCCGCCCCCTGTCGAATGGCGAACGCTTCCCGCTTGAGGTCCGCTTTGACGAGGCGCCGCCGCTGGTGAAATTCGCGGCTCCCTTCGGCATCCTCGAAGCCAAGGAGGGCGGGGTGCTGCCCGTCACCGTCCGCAATGTCGAACCCGCCTTGCAGGGCAAGGGGCTGACCGTCGTGGGCCAGCATATGCGCGTCGATGCCGCCGACGGGGTCATCGCCAAATGGCTGCGCACCATCGACGACGCGGACGATTACAAGTCGGACGAGATCGAACGCCGCGGCATGAAGGTGCGGATCAACCAGACCGGTGCCAAATCGATCCTGCCAGGCAATCTGGGCGCCCCGCTCAACATCGGCCTGCCTGCCAAGGGCAAGGAGATGGAGGTCGTCGGCATTCCGCTTGGCAAGCCCGGTTTCTATGTCGTCGAACTGGCCTCGCCCCAACTGGGCCAGGCGCTGCTCGGCCGCGATGCGCCGCGATACGTGGCAGCGGGCGCACTCGTCACCAACATGGCGGTGCATTTCAAATGGGGCCGCGAAAGCTCGCTCGTCTGGGTGACTGCGCTCGACAGCGGCAAGCCGGTTGCTGGGGCGGCGGTCAAGGTCACCGACAGCTGCACCGGACAGCCGCTGGCGACCGGCCAGACCGACCAATATGGTCGCCTGTCTGTGGTGGACGGGGTTCCCGAGCCGCAAAGCTGGGGCAATTGCGAGAGCGAGGACTCGCATCCGCTGATGGTTTCGGCGCGCAAGGGCGACGATATGAGCTTCACGCTGACGGCGTGGGGAGAGGGCATCCGCCCCTATGATTTCGACCTGCCCTATGGCTATCAGGCGGCCGAGGAGATCGTCCACACGGTGTTCGACCGCGCGCTGGTCCGTCAGGGCGAACGCGTCAACATGAAGCATGTGCTGCGCCGCCCGGTGGCGAGCGGCTTCGTCACGCCCAAGGGGTTCACGGGCAAGTTGCGCCTGTCGCACAGCGGATCGGACACCCAGTTCGAACTGCCCGTTACGATCAGCGCGACCGGAACCGGGGAGACGCAGTGGAACGTGCCGCAGGGGGCGCCGATGGGCGACTATAACCTGCAATTCGTCAGACCCGGCGCGAAGGCGGGCGAGGAAGAGACGGTCTGGACCAGCCAGTCGATCAAGGTCGACGAATATAAGCTGCCGACGATGAAGGCGTCGGTCGCGGGGCCGAAGGAGGCGGCGGTGAAGCCGGGCACGCTGCCGGTCGATCTTTTCGTCGGCTATCTGTCGGGCGGCGGGGCGTCGAACCTGCCGGTCGAGCTGCGCATCGGCTATTATGACCGGTTCGACGCGCCCGATGGCTATCGTGGCTATAATTTCGGCGGTCGCGCGATCGAGGAGGGGACCAAGCCGCTCAACGGCGATGGCGAGGAGGATGCGATGCAGCTCCCGCCGATGCAGACCATCCCCGTCACGCTGGGCGCGGACGGAACCGCGCGTACCAGCGTCGAAATTCCCCAGACGCTCGACGGGAACACGCGGATGCGCGTCGAGATGGATTATCAGGACGCCAATGGCGAGGTGCTCACCGCGTCGCGCGCGATCCCGATCTACAGTTCGGGCGTGCAGCTGGGCATCAAGACCGATGGCTGGTTGATGAAGGAGGACGATCTGCGCCTGCGCTTCGTCGCGCTGGATACGCAGGGCAAGCCGATCAAGGGCCAACGGGTGCAGGTCGCGCTCTACAGCCGCGAGATTCTGACCGCACGGCGGCGGCTGATCGGCGGCTTCTACGCCTACGAAAACAACATGCGCACGACGAAGATCGGCGCATCCTGTTCGGCGACCACCGACGAACTGGGCCTAGCGCAATGCCAGATCGACCCGGGCGTGTCGGGCGAGGTCTATGCGGTCGCGACGACGCAGGACGGCAGCGGCAATGTCGCGCGCGCAACAACCTCGGTCTGGCTGGCGGGCGAGGACGACTGGTGGTTCGGCGGCGACAATGGCGACCGGATGGATGTGATCGCCGAGGCGCAGGAGTATAAGTCGAGCGATACCGCGCGCTTCCAGGTCCGAATGCCGTTCCGCGAGGCGACCGCACTGGTGACGGTCGAGCGCGAGGGCGTGCTGTCGAGCTTTGTGACCGAATTGTCTGGCGAAAACCCGGTGGTCGAGGTGCCGCTGAAGGGCGTCTATGCCCCCGACGTCTATGTCTCGGTCATGGCGGTGCGCGGACGCATCGGCGGGTGGAGCCTGTGGTGGTCCGATCTGGCGCGCCGCTGGAACCTGCCCTTCTTCTCGCGCGAGGGTGCCAAGCCGACCGCGACGGTCGATCTCGCCAAGCCGAGCTATCGCCTCGGCATGGCGCGGATCAAGGTCGGCTGGGAAGGCCATCGGATGGGCGTGACCGTGAAGGCGGACAAGGAACGCTATGCCGCGCGCGACACAGCGAAAGTCGCACTGGAGGTCAAGAACCCCGATGGCAGCGTGGCACCGAGTGCCGATGTCGCCTTCGTCGCGGTGGATGAGGCGTTGCTCCAGCTCGCCCCCAACGAAAGCTGGGACGTGCTGAAGGCGATGATGGGCGAGCGGCCGCTTTCGGTCCTCACCTCAACCGCGCAGACCCAGGTGGTCGGCAAGCGTCACTATGGCCGCAAGGCGGTGGAGGCCGGCGGCGGTGGCGGCGGCGACCTGTCCGCGCTCAACCGCGAGAATTTCCAGCCGGTGTTGCTGTGGCGCGGCACCGTCCCGCTCGATGCGCAGGGCCGCGCACAGGTCGACGTGCCGCTGAGCGATGCGCTCACCGCGTTCAAGTTGGTCGCAATCGCGCTGGGCGAGGGGGGACAGAATTTCGGCATGGGCGAAGCGGCGGTGCGGACCGCGCAGGATCTCAGCATCTTTGCGGGCATCCCGCCGCTGGTGCGCGACGGCGACTTCTTCTCCGCCGGATTCACGCTGCGCAATGGCTCCGACAAGCCGATGAAGGTGACCGCCAAGGTCGAGCTGTCGCCGCGCGTCGCCACGGGGCGCGACCTCACGGTCAAAATCCCGGCGGGCGGCGCGGTGCCGATCGCGTGGAATCTTACCGCACCCGGCGGTTTCGATCGCCTCCAGTGGAAGGTCACCGCGCGCGATGCGAGCGGCAAGGCGGCGGATTCGATCACCGTGGCGCAGGAAATTGCACCTGCGGTGCCGGTCGAAACCTGGGCGGCGAGCCTGGTGCGGGTGGGCGAGGGCGGGCCGATCGCGATCCAGCCGCCCGCTGGGGCGTTGCCGGGCATCGGCAACGTCACCGTCCGGCTGACCGATACGCTGGTCCCGCCGCTCCAGGGCGTGCGCGACTATATGGCTGCCTATCCCTATGGCTGTTTCGAGCAGCGCACGTCGAAGGCGGTGGCGCTGGGCGATATGGGTGCGTGGAACCGGCTGGCAGGCGAACTGCCCGTCTATCTCGATCGTGATGGGCTGTTGCGTTACTTCCCGTCGGAAAATCTCCGCGGGTCGGAGGCGCTGACCAGCTACATCCTCTCGATCACCGCCGAGGCGGGGCTGCCGATCCCCGACGGGCCGCGTGCGAAGATGATCGACGCGCTCAAGGCGGTGCTGGACGGGCGGTTGCGGCATGACGATTATGGCGATGTGCGGCTGCAAAAGGTCGCGGCCTTCGCGGCACTGGCGCGGCAGGGCGCCGCATCGGCGGCGATGCTCGGGCAGCTCGGCATCACGCCACAGGACATGCCGACCTCGACGCTCGCCGACTATCTTGCCGCGCTCGGCAAGGTGCCGGGCCTCGCCAACGGCGCGCAGTTGCGTGCGGCGGCGGAGAATGTGCTCAAGACCCGACTGGTGTATGAAGGCACCCGGATCGACCTTTCCGACAAGTCGAACACCCCCTGGTGGCTGATGGCATCGGGCGACGAGGCGGTGCTCAAGGCGCTGACCGCGACGCTGGGACGCCCGTCCTTCCAGGGCGAGGGGCCGAAGATGATGGTCGGCGCGGCGCTCCGTCAGCAGCGCGGCCATTGGGATACCACCACCGCCAATGCCTGGGGCGTGATCGCGGCGCGGCGCTTTGCGAGCGTCTATCCCGCCGAACAGGTAGCGGGCGTCACCACCGCGACGCTGGGGGCGCGGACCGTGACGCGCGGCTGGCCGCTGCCCGATCCGCAACGCAGCTTCGTCTTTGCATTGCCCAAGGCGCAGACGCCGCTGGCGCTCAGCCAGTCCGGCGGGGCGGGGCCATGGGCGACAGTACAGGCCCGGGCGGCGGTGCCGCTGACCCAGCCGCTCAATGCCGGTTACAAGCTGACCCGCAAGGTCGAGGTGGTTCAGGCCAAGACCAAGGGCGTGCTGACGCGTGGTGACGTGCTGCGCGTGACGCTGACAGTCGAGGCGAGCGCCGATCGCAACTGGGTGGTGATCAGCGATCCGGTTCCGGCGGGTGCGACGGTGCTGGGGTCGCTCGGCGGGCAATCGGAGATGCTGGCGGAGGGCACCGACAGCGGCCGGACCAGCTATGTCGAGCGGGGCAAGGACGCCTGGCGCGGCTATTTCGCGTGGCTGCCGCGCGGCACGCATAGCGTCAGCTATGCGATGCGGCTGAATGCGGCCGGACGGCTCCAGCTGCCGCCGAGCCGGGTCGAGGCGATGTATTCGCCGGAGATCCGTGCGGCGGTCCCGAACCAGCCGATGGTGGTGGCGCAGCGGTGA
- a CDS encoding RlmE family RNA methyltransferase, translating into MSRGGTRGHVRVRTGRGRTSQSVRWLERQLNDPYVKKAKAEGYRSRAAYKLIELDEKFAFLKGSKRVVDLGLAPGGWSQVVRRTCPKAAVVGIDLLPVDPIEGVAIFQMDFMDDAAPDTLIEALGGAPDLVMSDMAANTVGHPQTDALRTMGLVEAAFQFAIETLAPGGTFVSKVFASGGDGKFVAEMKRNFATVKHAKPPSSRKGSVEWFVVAQGFKGRAEDAEAE; encoded by the coding sequence ATGAGCAGGGGCGGAACCCGCGGTCATGTCCGCGTGCGCACCGGGCGCGGACGCACCAGCCAGTCGGTGCGCTGGCTCGAACGGCAGCTCAACGACCCCTATGTGAAGAAGGCGAAGGCAGAGGGCTATCGCAGCCGGGCCGCCTACAAGCTGATCGAGCTGGACGAGAAATTCGCGTTCCTGAAAGGGTCGAAGCGCGTCGTCGATCTCGGCCTTGCGCCCGGGGGATGGAGCCAGGTCGTCCGTCGTACCTGTCCCAAGGCCGCGGTCGTCGGTATCGATCTGTTGCCCGTCGATCCGATCGAGGGGGTCGCCATCTTCCAGATGGATTTCATGGACGACGCGGCCCCCGACACGCTGATCGAGGCGCTGGGCGGCGCCCCGGATCTGGTGATGTCCGACATGGCTGCGAACACCGTCGGCCACCCGCAAACCGACGCGCTGCGTACCATGGGCCTGGTCGAGGCGGCGTTCCAGTTCGCGATCGAGACGCTGGCGCCGGGCGGTACCTTTGTCAGCAAGGTGTTCGCCAGCGGCGGCGACGGCAAGTTCGTCGCCGAGATGAAGCGCAACTTCGCCACCGTGAAGCACGCCAAGCCGCCGTCGAGCCGCAAGGGTTCCGTCGAATGGTTCGTGGTGGCGCAGGGGTTCAAGGGTCGGGCGGAGGACGCTGAGGCCGAATAG
- a CDS encoding RcnB family protein, whose translation MRKLIAAALIATVAMPVMAPAAASAQSRGEIRRDRQDLREERRELRDARRNGSQREVRRERRDVREARRDVRESRRDYREDRNRRWGNDDWRRYRSTNRRIYARGNWRAPFRYYGFRAGVRIAPTYYGSRYYISDPWRYRLPPAGRYQRWVRHYDDVLLVDTRRGYVVRVIRNFFW comes from the coding sequence ATGAGAAAGTTGATCGCAGCCGCACTGATCGCAACGGTCGCCATGCCGGTCATGGCTCCCGCTGCCGCCAGCGCCCAATCGCGTGGCGAGATCCGCCGCGACCGCCAGGATTTGCGTGAGGAACGCCGCGAGTTGCGCGATGCGCGTCGTAACGGTTCGCAGCGCGAGGTCCGCCGCGAGCGCCGCGATGTGCGCGAAGCGCGCCGTGACGTGCGCGAGAGCCGTCGCGACTATCGCGAGGACCGCAACCGCCGCTGGGGCAATGACGACTGGCGCCGCTATCGCAGCACCAATCGCCGCATCTACGCCCGCGGCAACTGGCGCGCGCCGTTCCGCTATTATGGTTTCCGCGCCGGTGTTCGGATCGCGCCGACCTATTATGGCAGCCGCTACTATATCTCCGACCCGTGGCGTTATCGCCTGCCCCCGGCGGGCCGGTACCAGCGCTGGGTCCGTCACTATGACGATGTGCTGCTGGTCGATACCCGCCGCGGCTATGTCGTCCGGGTGATCCGCAACTTCTTCTGGTGA
- the pbpC gene encoding penicillin-binding protein 1C: MAIAAILSLAAIHVAIDWATLPPPLPSHRATVAGWKPSEAWLYDREGRLLDSSRVDFQARRLGWTPLDKIAPAAVEAISQAEDRRFRDHDGIDWWAIAGSIRDRIEGKRARGASTLSMQVAAYLSPDLAAPGSRGLVDKLRQMRAGAALERGWSKDHILEAYLNLAGFRGEAQGIGAAALGLFGKTPDALTRDDGLLLAALLPDPAAGPPTVARRACALSRDSDCARFQGAAASMLGPARSLALDPGLAMHLANRMLTEPGLRVETTLDLRIQQIAIRALRRQLVGLGGTRARDGAVIVADNETGEIRAWVGGIGGASTAPSVDGASSYRQAGSTLKPFLYAQAIEKGYLTPASILDDSPVQLDTASGLYVPQNYDRAFKGPVSARSALAGSLNVPAVRTLILTGVEAFRDRLWDTGYRGLTESGDYYGYSLALGSAEVTLVEQVAAYRSLARGGRWVPLRVRKGEEAVAPRGTTTPQAAWLVADMLADPNARASTFGMDSALRLPFWAAVKTGTSKAMRDNWCIGFSDRYTVGVWVGNLEGDPMRAVSGTSGAAPVWRDVMMALHADRAGRAPPRPEGIEARTIRFAGNIEQPRREYFLKGTAMAEVAAAPAVARRPRIVSPVAGSVYALDPDIPIDRQRMAITVSGEVVGHRLQLDGRDLGAADARPMVLAGPGRHRLRLIAPGGRVVDQLLFTVR, from the coding sequence ATCGCCATTGCCGCGATCCTGTCGCTTGCCGCGATCCATGTCGCGATCGACTGGGCGACCTTGCCCCCGCCTTTGCCCTCACATCGCGCGACCGTGGCGGGGTGGAAGCCGTCGGAGGCCTGGCTCTACGACCGCGAGGGGCGGCTACTCGATAGCTCGCGCGTCGATTTCCAGGCAAGGCGACTCGGCTGGACGCCGCTCGACAAGATCGCACCCGCAGCGGTCGAGGCGATTTCCCAGGCCGAGGATCGCCGTTTCCGCGACCATGACGGCATCGACTGGTGGGCGATCGCCGGGTCGATCCGCGACCGGATCGAGGGCAAACGCGCACGCGGTGCCTCAACTCTGTCGATGCAGGTCGCGGCCTATCTCTCGCCCGATCTCGCCGCCCCCGGATCGCGCGGGCTCGTCGACAAATTGCGCCAGATGCGCGCTGGTGCCGCGCTCGAACGCGGGTGGAGCAAGGACCATATCCTCGAAGCCTATCTCAACCTTGCGGGGTTTCGCGGCGAGGCACAGGGGATCGGCGCCGCCGCGCTCGGTCTGTTCGGCAAGACGCCCGATGCGCTGACCCGCGACGACGGACTGTTGCTTGCGGCATTGCTGCCCGATCCCGCCGCCGGCCCACCGACCGTCGCGCGCCGGGCCTGCGCACTCTCCCGCGACAGCGATTGCGCACGGTTCCAAGGCGCGGCCGCCTCGATGCTCGGCCCGGCACGCAGCCTGGCGTTGGACCCCGGGCTGGCCATGCATCTGGCCAATCGGATGCTGACGGAGCCGGGCCTGCGCGTCGAGACCACGCTGGACCTGCGCATCCAGCAAATCGCGATCCGCGCATTGCGGCGCCAGCTGGTCGGGCTGGGCGGTACGCGCGCACGGGACGGGGCGGTGATCGTCGCGGACAATGAAACCGGGGAGATTCGCGCCTGGGTCGGCGGGATCGGGGGCGCCTCGACCGCGCCGTCGGTCGATGGCGCATCGAGCTATCGTCAGGCGGGGTCGACGCTCAAACCCTTTCTGTACGCCCAGGCGATCGAGAAGGGCTATCTGACCCCGGCCTCGATCCTCGACGATTCGCCGGTTCAACTCGACACTGCGTCGGGGCTGTACGTGCCGCAAAATTACGACCGCGCATTCAAGGGACCGGTCAGCGCACGCTCGGCGCTGGCAGGATCGCTCAACGTCCCCGCCGTCCGCACGCTGATCCTGACCGGAGTGGAGGCGTTTCGCGACCGGCTATGGGACACCGGCTATCGCGGGCTGACGGAAAGCGGGGACTATTATGGCTACAGCCTCGCGCTTGGATCGGCGGAGGTGACGCTGGTCGAGCAGGTCGCCGCCTATCGCAGCCTGGCGCGCGGCGGCCGCTGGGTACCGCTCCGCGTCCGCAAGGGTGAGGAGGCCGTCGCGCCGCGCGGCACGACGACGCCGCAGGCCGCATGGCTGGTCGCCGATATGCTGGCCGATCCCAACGCGCGCGCATCGACCTTCGGGATGGATTCGGCACTGCGACTGCCGTTCTGGGCGGCGGTGAAGACCGGTACCTCAAAGGCGATGCGCGACAATTGGTGCATCGGCTTTTCGGATCGCTACACGGTCGGCGTGTGGGTGGGGAATCTGGAGGGCGACCCAATGCGTGCGGTTTCCGGCACCAGCGGCGCCGCGCCGGTGTGGCGTGACGTGATGATGGCGCTCCACGCCGATCGCGCGGGTCGCGCACCGCCACGGCCCGAGGGGATCGAAGCCCGCACGATCCGCTTTGCCGGGAATATCGAACAGCCGCGCCGCGAATATTTCCTGAAGGGAACCGCGATGGCGGAAGTTGCGGCGGCGCCCGCCGTCGCGCGACGACCCCGCATCGTCAGCCCGGTGGCGGGCAGTGTCTATGCGCTCGATCCCGATATCCCGATCGACCGCCAACGCATGGCGATTACCGTGTCGGGAGAGGTCGTCGGCCACAGGCTCCAGCTCGACGGACGCGATCTCGGCGCGGCAGATGCGCGACCGATGGTATTGGCGGGGCCGGGGCGTCACCGGCTGCGGTTGATTGCACCGGGCGGGCGGGTGGTTGACCAGTTGCTGTTCACGGTGCGCTGA